The genomic stretch CAAAACTGCTAAAGAAGCAACACAAGCCAAATGATTGCCGCCAAATGTAGTGCCGAGCAAACCAAAAGAAGCTTTAATTGTTGGGTGAATCAAAATTCCGCCAATAGGAAATCCGTTGCCCATTCCTTTTGCAATTGAAATTATATCGGGCGTAATTTTATGTTTTTGAAACGAAAAGAAATCGCCGGTTCTTCCAAAACCTGCTTGTACTTCATCGGCAATTAATACTGTATTGTACGTTTTGCATAATGTTGATAATCCTTGGTAAAATTCGGTGGTACTTTCGTCCAATCCGCCAACACCTTGAATACATTCTATAATAACGGCGCAGGTTTTGTCTTCTTTCAAAATAGTTTCAACTACTTCTAAATCGCCCAATGCTACAAAATCTACTTTTTGTTGTGCATTAATTGGCGCAACAATTTTTGGATTATCTGTTGCGGCAACTGCGGCAGAAGTTCGTCCATGAAAAGAATTATGAAACGAAAGTATCTTTGATTTATTGGTGTGAAATGAAGCTAATTTTAAGGCGTTTTCATTAGCTTCTGCACCAGAATTGCACAAAAATAATTGATAGTCTTGGCAACCTGACAACCTAGTTAATTTATCTGCTAATTTTATCTGCAACGGATTCTGAACAGCATTGCTATAAAACCCTATTTTTTGAACCTGATTGGTAATTGCAGCCACATAAGTTGGATGCGAATGTCCG from Kordia antarctica encodes the following:
- a CDS encoding aspartate aminotransferase family protein, giving the protein MSLFNVYPLFNITPVSAKDVYVYDENNTEYLDLYGGHAVISIGHSHPTYVAAITNQVQKIGFYSNAVQNPLQIKLADKLTRLSGCQDYQLFLCNSGAEANENALKLASFHTNKSKILSFHNSFHGRTSAAVAATDNPKIVAPINAQQKVDFVALGDLEVVETILKEDKTCAVIIECIQGVGGLDESTTEFYQGLSTLCKTYNTVLIADEVQAGFGRTGDFFSFQKHKITPDIISIAKGMGNGFPIGGILIHPTIKASFGLLGTTFGGNHLACVASLAVLEVLVEEKLMQNSRMISEYFKEKSIEIFQIKNIKGRGLMLGLEFDFPIAELRKKLIHTHHIFTGSAKNPNVLRILPPLTVTKKHIDHFFEALKEELK